AACTTTAACGAGTATGTTAACTGGGATTACTACGAAGAGATGAGAGGATGGCAGCTTACGCCTGTTAAGGAACCGCCTAAAGAGATTTGGTATAAATCTACTCAGTTCAGAGTTGAAACAGTGAGAGGATTCAAAGGATTTAACGAACCGATAGTCGGCGATATCTACAATGATGCAGAAAGTTCAACTACTTAAATGAAAAAGGGGGGCTTCAAAGCCCCCTTTTTTATTATTCAAGCCCGAAAAGTTTGAGTGCCAGGTCAAGAATAACGTAAGTGAGAAGTCCTGTAATACCTAAGGTTGTAACAAGTCCGAAGTAAATAACTTCCGGTGAAATTTTCCTTAATTTTGCGTATCCCATGTAGAGCTTACCACTGACGATAGCTACAATGAATGCAACTATTACCTTTGGCAGAAGAAAGTGCTGGAAATCGAGGTTGTTACCAAAAATTCCGAGCGGCAGGAAAGCATACATAACAACAGAAATAAAAGCAACAGCCGCAAGTGACCAGTTTATAGATTTTTCCATCGTTGAAGCCATTTTTTACCTCCCCAATTTTCTATACAACATTATAATGTGTTGTAACTGCAAAAATCAACCCTCTGTCACATTGTTGAAACGATTATCTGCAGCATAATACCAACAAAAAGTGTCATTGCCAGAACCGGAATTATCATTGTTTTTAGAAGACTGCTTTCGTCTTTCCCTTTCAGGCCGACAAGTGCTGCAGCGTTTGTGATTTTGGAAGGTGTTATAGCGCTTGCGATTCCACCGCCAACTGCGTGTGCTCCGTATGCGGGCATGAAAGCAGTAGCACCTACTGTTGCTACAATTGCACTGTATTGTATCTTTGCGAAGAGAACGTTTGATGCTGTTTCACTTCCACCTACAAATGCTCCCAAAAGCCCTAAGAAAGGTGATGCCAATGGGTAGAATTTTCCAAATATATGGGCAAGAGTTGTTCCGATGATTATATCCATGTTCATTGCCTTAAAGTTGCTTCCGGGTGCAAGTTTTCCGTTAACTATTTCCATTCCGGACCATGCCATTATAAATGCGACTGCAAAAAATAGAGAATATGCGATAAAAGGTCCGCTCACTCTCTGTTTCCATGTTTTAAAAGCGTTTAATAACTGTTCCTTTGTTGGGTTAAGGATAGGTAATGAAACAATAGTCGCAATAAGTATCCAGAAGTAAACATGAGCAAAGATGTTGGTAGTGTACGATATTTTGTGTAAGCTTGAGAAATGGGATAACCTCCTGGGGTTGGTATTTGTGGGGTGTTCCCCAGGAGGCAAAAATGGAACTACAGAAGATTTTACCAGACCTAGTTAAGG
This sequence is a window from Desulfurobacterium indicum. Protein-coding genes within it:
- a CDS encoding L-lactate permease: MPPGEHPTNTNPRRLSHFSSLHKISYTTNIFAHVYFWILIATIVSLPILNPTKEQLLNAFKTWKQRVSGPFIAYSLFFAVAFIMAWSGMEIVNGKLAPGSNFKAMNMDIIIGTTLAHIFGKFYPLASPFLGLLGAFVGGSETASNVLFAKIQYSAIVATVGATAFMPAYGAHAVGGGIASAITPSKITNAAALVGLKGKDESSLLKTMIIPVLAMTLFVGIMLQIIVSTM